Part of the Streptomyces sp. f51 genome is shown below.
CCCTCAAGATCGACCCCTTCGGCACCGGTCACTTCGAGCTCGACCACGAGGCCACGCTGTACTCGGTCTCGCTCATCGAGGCGGTGCGGGACGCGATCGGGCCCGAGACCGAGCTGATGCTGGAGATGCACGGCCGCTTCTCGCCGTCCACCGCCGTCCGCCTCGCCCATGAGCTCGCGCCCTTCAAGCCCGCGTGGCTGGAGGAGCCGGTGCCGCCGGAGAACCTCAAGGCGCTGGAGAAGGTGGCCGCCAAGGTCGACATGCCCCTCGCCACCGGCGAGCGCATCCACGACCGCATCGAGTTCCGCGAGCTCTTCGAGAGCCAGGCGGTCGACATCATCCAGCCCGACGTCGGCCACATCGGCGGCATCTGGGAGACCCGGAAGCTGGCCGCGACCGCCGAGACCCACTACATGCTGGTCGCCCCGCACAACGTCGGCGGCCCCGTCCTGACCGCCGCCTCCCTCCAGGTCGGCTTCACCGCGCCGAACTTCAAGATCCTGGAGCACTTCAACGACTTCGCCGACGCGGAGATCAAGAAGGTCGTCAAGGGCGCTCCGCAGGTCGTCGACGGTTACTTCGAGCTGTCCCACGAGCCGGGACTCGGCGTCGAGCTGGACGTCGACGCGGCGGCCGAGTTCCCGCAGCAGCAGGCCCGGTTCGACCTGTGGGCCGACGGCTGGGAGCAGCGCAAGCCCAAGGGGTCGCAGTGAGCACCGCGGTCGTCGTCGAGGGTCCGGGCGAGCACCGGCTGGTCCCGCACGAGCCGGTCCCTCCGGCGGCGGGCGAGGCGCTCGTACGGGTGCACGCGGTCGGCATCTGCGGCAGCGACCGCGAGGTCTACCAGGGCAACCGGCCCGAGGGGTACGTCCGCTATCCCCTGACCCCCGGTCACGAGTGGTCCGGGACGGTCGAGGAGGTCGGCGCGGGTGTCCCGGCGGGGCTCGTCGGCCGCAAGGTCGTCGGCGAGGGCTTCCGCAACTGCCAGGTCTGCGACCGTTGCCACGCGGGCGAGACAACGTTGTGCACGGCCGGGTACGAGGAGACGGGCTTCACCGTTCCCGGGGCGATGGCGGGCACGCTGACGCTGCCGGCCAGGCTGCTGCACGTGCTGCCCGACGACGCCGATCTGACGGCCGCCGCCCTGCTGGAGCCGGCCGCCTGCATCGCGGCCGCCGCGCTCAAGGCGAACGCGCGGCCCGGTGAGCGCGTGGCCGTGGTGGGCACCGGGACGCTCGGGATGTTCGCCGTGCAGTTCCTGAAGGCGGGCTCCCCGGCCGAGCTGCTCGTGGTGGGCACCCGCCCCGACCGGGCCGCGCTGTCGCGGGAGTTCGGCGCCACCGCCTTCCTCACCCGGGACCAGCCGCTCCCCGACGACTTCGACGTGGTGATCGAGACCGCCGGGTCCGCGTCCGCCGCGCGCACCGCCGCCTCCCTGCTGCGGCGCGGCGGACGCCTGGTCCTCACGGGGATCCCGGCGCCGGGTGCCGAGGGTCTCGACCCGACCGATCTCGTCGTACGGCAGCTGGAGGTGCACACCGTGTTCGGGGCACCGCCGGCGGCCTGGGCGCACACCGTGCGGGTCTTCGGCGCGGGGCTGCTGGACCCGTCGCCGCTGGTGACACACGAACTGCCGCTCGCCGCGTTCCCGGAGGCCATCGAGCTGGTGGGCTCCGGCGATCCCAAGGTCGGCAAGGTCCTGCTGAAGCCGTGACCACCCGATCCGTACGCCGGTACGGGGTTCCTGACGGCCCCGTACCGGCGTGCACCAGGCCTCCTGCGCCGAAGGTCGCGAACCATGACCGAAATATCGAACGATGAAGGACAGCTTGTGACCGACGCCTCTCCCACGGCGCCCCGCCGACCCGGTGAGCCGGCCCTGGCCGCGCTCGGCCTGGCCGCGCCCGCCCTCTCCCCCGCGGACGCCTCGCCGCACACCTTCCCCGGAGGCGGTCGCTGGCGCACCGAGGTTCCCTCCGTGGAGGGGCCCGAGGCGCTCGCGGTGGTCCTCAAGGAGGCCTCGCGGCTCGACGTGCCGATCCACCGGATCAGCCAGGGCAGCGGTGTCTGGATGCTGACCGACGCCGAGATCACCGAGATGGTCGAGGCCACCGGTGAACGCGACATCGAGCTCTGCCTGTTCACCGGACCGCGCGGCACCTGGGACATCGGCGCCTCGACGCGCTCCGACTCGCGCGGCGGCGGGCTGCGCGCCCGCGGCCACGACGCGATGGCCGGCTGTGTCGAGGACGCCGTCCGGGCGACGGAGCTGGGCGTCACGTGCCTGCTCGTCGCCGACGAGGGCGTCCTGTGGACGCTGCACCGGGCGCGGGTCGCCGGGATCCTGCCGGCCGACACGACGCTCAAGGTCTCGGCGCTGATCGGTCCGGTCAACCCGGCCTCGTACGCCGTGTACGAGAACCTCGGCGCCGACTCGCTGAACGTGCCCAGCGATCTGACGCTCGATCATCTCACCGAGATCCGGCGGGTCTCCGCCGCCCCCATGGACATGTACATCGAGGCCCCCGACGATCTCGGCGGGTACATCCGGATGTACGAGGTCGCCGAGCTGATCCGGCGCGGCGCACCGCTGTATCTGAAGTTCGGGCTGTCCAAGACCCCCGGGATCTACCCGTACGGACACCATCTGCGGGACCTGACCCTGAGCACGGCCCGGGAGCGGGTGCGGCGCGGCCGGCTGGCCCTTGACCTGCTGGCACGTCACGGCGCGGGGGACGACATGGCCCCCCTCGGCTCCCGTCTGCCCGGCACTCTCTCGCGCTTCGACACTCCCTCATAACGTTCGCACAAACCCCCTTCACACAAGCAGACACAGTCGCGCACAATCCAACACACCTTCTCGGCCTTCCTCTCAGAGCTCACGGAGCTTCCGAGTTCCGCGAGACCGAGCCCGGTCCAAGACATCAAGGATGATGATCATGCGTAACCGCAGAGCCGCCCTCACCGCCATAGCCGGAGCCGCCTCCCTCGCCCTCGCCCTGACCGCCTGTGGCCAGAACAGCGACGGCGGAAGCAAGGCCGACAAGGGAAGCAGCAAGGGCGGGACGATCGGTATCGCGATGCCGACCAAGTCGTCCGAGCGCTGGATCGCCGACGGCAACAACGTCGTCAAGAACCTGGAGTCCAAGGGCTACAAGACCAAGCTGGTCTACGGCGAGGACGACCCGGACCAGCAGGTCTCGCAGATCGAGAACCTCATCACGCAGGGCGTCAAGGCGCTGATCGTGGCGGCCATCGACAACAAGTCCCTGAACAACGTGCTCCAGCAGGCGGCCGACGCCCACATCCCGGTCATCGCCTACGACCGTCTGATCCTCGGCACGAAGAACGTCGACTACTACGCGTCCTTCGACAACTCCAAGGTCGGCGAGCTCCAGGGCAACTACATCCTCCAGAAGCTCGGCCTCGCGGACGGCTCCAAGAAGGGCCCGTTCAACCTCGAACTCTTCGCCGGCTCGAACGACGACAACAACACGAAGTACTTCTTCGGCGGCGCGATGAAGGTGCTCCAGCCCTACATCGACAAGAAGCAGCTCGTCGTCCAGTCCGGCCAGACCGCGCTCAACCAGGTCACCACCCTGCGCTGGGACGGCGCCACCGCCCAGAAGCGCATGGACGACATCCTCACCAAGTCGTACTCCAGCAAGAAGGTCGACGCGGTCCTCTCCCCGTACGACGGCATCTCCATCGGCATCCTGTCGTCGCTGAAGTCGGACGACTACGGCTCCAAGGGCAAGCCGCTGCCGATCCTCACCGGCCAGGACGCCGAGCTGGCGTCGGTGAAGTCGATCATCGCGGGCGAGCAGACGCAGACCGTCTACAAGGACACCCGTCAGCTGGCCAAGATCGCCTCGACCATGGTGGACGACGTCCTCAAGGGCAAGAAGCCGCAGACGAACGACACCACGACCTACGACAACGGCTCGAAGGTCGTCCCCGCCTACCTGCTCCAGCCGGTGAGCGTCGACAAGTCCAACTACCAGTCGGTCCTCGTCGACGGTGGCTACTACACGGCGGACCAGCTCAAGTAAGCGTCGAACCTTACGGATTGGAAGGCACGACCATGGCGGGACCCGTCCTGGAAATGCGCTCGATCGTCAAGACCTTTCCCGGCGTCAAGGCGCTGTCCGACGTCACCCTGACCGTCCGGCAGGGCGAGGTCCACGCCATCTGCGGTGAGAACGGCGCCGGCAAGTCCACCTTGATGAAGGTGCTCTCCGGCGTCCACCCTCACGGCAGTTACGAGGGCGAGATCCTCTTCGAGGGAGAGGTCTGCCGCTTCAAGGACATCAGGGCGAGCGAGCAGCACGGCATCGTCATCATCCACCAGGAACTGGCGCTGTCGCCCTACCTCTCCCTCGCGGAGAACATCTTCCTCGGCAACGAGCACGCCAAGCGCGGGTTCATCAACTGGAGCACGACCCTGCGGCACGCCACCGAGCTGCTGCGCCGGGTCGGTCTGAGCGACCACCCCGAGACCCGCGTCGCCGACATCGGCGTGGGCAAGCAGCAGCTCGTGGAGATCGCCAAGGCGCTCTCGAAGAAGGTGAAGCTGCTGATCCTCGACGAGCCGACCGCGGCTCTGAACGACGAGGACAGCGAGAAGCTCCTGGACCTGATCCTGGAGCTGAAGAAGCAGGGCATCACCTCGATCATCATTTCCCACAAGCTGAACGAGATCCGCAAGGTCGCCGACTCGGTGACGATCCTGCGGGACGGCCAGACCATCGAGACCCTCGACGTGAAGGCGCCGGAGACGACCGAGGACCGGATCATCAGCGGTATGGTCGGCCGCGACCTGGAGCACCGCTTCCCCGAACGCACCCCGCACCACGCGGAGGAGGGGGCGGCTCCCGCGCTGGAGATCCGCGACTGGACCGTGCACCACCCGATCGACCAGCAGCGCAAGGTCGTCGACGACGTGTCGGTCCACGCGCGGCGCGGGGAGATCGTCGGCATCGCCGGTCTGATGGGCGCCGGCCGCACCGAACTCGCGATGAGCGTCTTCGGGCGGACCTACGGCCGGCACGCGGGCGGCACCGTTCTCAAGGACGGCGAGGAGATCCGCACGAAGTCGGTCGCGGAGGCCGTCGCCCACGGCATCGCGTACGTCACGGAGGACCGCAAGCACTACGGCCTCAACCTCATCGACACCATCAACCGCAACATCTCGCTGTCCGCCCTCGGCAAGGTGGCCCGGCGGGGGATCGTCGACGAGCACGAGGAGCGGCAGGTCGCCGAGGGCTACCGCACGTCGATGAACATCAAGGCGCCGACCGTCTTCGAGCCGGTGGGCAAGCTGTCCGGCGGCAACCAGCAGAAGGTCGTCCTCAGCAAGTGGATCTTCGCAGGACCCGATGTGCTGATCCTGGACGAGCCGACCCGCGGTATCGACGTGGGCGCCAAGTTCGAGATCTACACGGTCATCGACAAGCTGGCCGCCGAGGGCAAGGCGATCATCTTCATCTCCTCCGAGCTGCCCGAACTGCTCGGCATGTGCGACCGCATCTACACCATGGCCGCGGGGCGGCTGACCGGTGAGTTCTCACGGGCCGAGGCCACCCAGGAAGTGCTGATGCGTCAGATGACGAAGGACAAAGAGGTAACGCGATGAGCACCGATGTGACCAACGTCCCGGCCGAGGCCCCACCGGGCAAGGACGGGAGCGCCGGTGGCGGGGAGAACCTGCTGCGGGTGATGCTCGACGGTCTGCGCCAGAACATGCGCCAGTACGGCATGCTGCTGGCGCTGGGCCTGATCGTCGTCCTCTTCGCGGTCTGGACCGACGGCCAGCTGCTGCTGCCGCGCAACGTCTCCAACCTGGTCCTCCAGAACAGCTACATCCTGATCCTCGCGATCGGCATGATGCTGGTGATCATCGCGGGCCACATCGACCTGTCGGTCGGCTCGCTGACCGCGTTCGTGGGCGCGTTCGCGGCCGTGCTGATGGTCGAGCACAAGGTGGCGTGGCCCGTCGCGCTGCTGCTGTGTCTGGTGGTGGGCGCCGTGGCGGGCTCGGTCCAGGGATTCCTGATCGCCTATCTCGGCATACCGAGCTTCATCGTCACCCTCGCCGGCATGCTGCTCTTCCGCGGTCTGACGGAGATCCTGCTCAAGGGGCAGACCCTCGGCCCGTTCCCCGACGGCCTCCAGAAGGTGGGCAACGGCTTCCTCCCGGAGGTCGGCCCGACCACGAACTACCACAACATCACCCTGCTGCTCGGCCTCGCGGTGATCGTCTTCGTGGTCCTCCAGGAGGTCCGCGACCGCAGGCGCCAGCAGGAGTTCACCCTCGACGTGCTGCCGGCGAAGCTGTTCCTGCTCAAGCTGGTGGCGCTGGTCGCCGCGGTGCTCACCGTCACGATGCTGCTCGCCAGCTACAAGGGCGCGCCGATCGTGCTGCTGGTCCTCGGCGCGCTGGTCGTCGGCTACGGCTACGTCATGCGCAACGCCGTCTTCGGCCGTCACATCTACGCGATCGGCGGCAACCTCCCGGCGGCGAAGCTGTCGGGCGTCAAGGACAAGAAGGTCACCTTCTATGTCTTCCTGAACATGGGCATGCTCGCGGCCCTGGCGGGTCTGGTGGTAGCCGCCCGCCTGAACGCGGCCTCTCCGAAGGCCGGCCTGAACTTCGAGCTGGAAGCGATCGCCTCGTCGTTCATCGGCGGCGCGTCCATGAGCGGCGGTGTCGGTACCGTCCTCGGCGCGATCATCGGCGGTCTGGTCCTCGGCGTGCTGAACAACGGCATGAACCTCCTCAGTGTCGGCACCGACTGGCAACAGGTCATCAAGGGCCTGGCCCTGCTGGCCGCGGTCGGCTTCGACGTGTGGAACAAGCGCAAGGTCGGTTCGTAAGTCAGCCGGGGCCCCGCCGAGAGGCGGGGCCCCCTCCATTGGGCAGGAGCCGCGAAATGGAAACGAGCAGACGTACGGTCATCGCAGCGGCGGCAGCGGGCTTAACCGCTGCCGGCATCGGCACAGCGCACGCCTCGGACGGGAAGAAGCCCGTCCGGGAACTCTTCGGCAGACTCGCCGACGGGACCAAGGTCCACCGGTGGTCCCTGGAGAACGGCGGGACACGGCTCAAGGTCCTGTCGTACGGCGGGATCGTCCAGTCCCTGGAGATCCCCGACCGGCACGGCAGGTACCGCAACGTCGCCCTGGGCTTCGGCGACCTCGACTCCTACGTGGCCTCCAGCCCGTACTTCGGCGCCCTGATCGGCCGGTACGGCAACCGCATCGGCAAGGGGCGGTTCACCCTCGACGGCACGGACCACCAGCTCTCCGTCAACGACGGCGTCAACAGCCTGCACGGCGGCGCCAAGGGCTTCGACAAGCACGTCTGGGACGTCGAGGGCTTCGCCTCCGGATCCGACGTCGGACTCGTCCTGCACTACACCAGCATCGACGGCGAGATGGGCTACCCCGGCACGCTGCGGGCGAAGGTCACCTACACCCTGACCCGGCACGGCGACTGGCGCATCGACTACGAGGCCACCACCGACAAGGCCACCGTCGTCAACCTCACCAGCCATGTGTACTGGAACCTCGCCGGTGAGGGCAGCGGCTCGGTCTACGACCACGAACTCCGCATCGCGGCCTCCCGGTACACCCCCGTCGACTCCGGCCTGATCCCCACCGGGGAACTCGCGAAGGTCGCCGGCACCCCCTTCGACTTCCGCAGGACCAAGACCGTCGGCCGCGACATCCGGGTCGCGGACCAGCAGCTCCTGTACGGCAAGGGCATCGACCACAACTGGGTCCTCGACAAGGGGATCACGGCGAAGCCCGAGCATGTCGCCACGCTCCGCGACCCGTCCTCCGGCCGCACCCTGACGATCGCCTCGAACGAGCCCGGCCTCCAGTTCTACTCGGGCAACTTCCTGGACGGCACCCTGGTCGGCACCGGCGGTCACATCTACCGCCAGGGCGACGCCCTGTGCCTGGAGACCCAGCACTTCCCGGACTCGCCGAACCACCCGGCCTTCCCCTCGACGGTGCTGCGGCCGGGACAGACCTACCGGACCAGCACGGTCCACTCGTTCGGCGCGTGACCGTACCTCACAGCCGGTTCACAAAATCCGCACGACCTCACAACGATTGAACAGCGCCCCATCCGTATCCGTATGAGAGGGCGGCCCGTGCTCCCCCGCGCGGGCCACCCAGAAAACGGGGGCCCGTCCTCCCCAACGGGCTCGCCTCATACGGAGGTTCCATGGCCGGCAATGTCACCTCGCTCTTTCGCGGCACCGCGGCGCACAGCCCGTCGATGGCCGCATTGACGCGGGAGGGCGACGGAGCCGGCCCGGTGGACTTCTGCATCCCCTGCAATCCCTACTTCCCCACCCCCGCCATGTTCGACGAACTCGCGGGCAGGCTCCGCGAGATCATCACCTACTACCCGAGCAGCGCCGACACGATCACCAGCGAGCTGTGCTCGCTGCTCCAACTCCCGCCGCAGTGCGTCGCGATGGGCAACGGCTCGACCGAACTCATCACCTGGATCGACCACCTGCTGGTCCGGGAGTCCCTCGCGATCCCCGTCCCCACGTTCGGCCGCTGGACCGACCAGCCGATGGAGACCGGCAAGCGGGTGGACATGTTCCCGCTCCAGGAGTCCACCGGCTTCGCCCTCGACCTCGCCGCGTACGCCAAGTTCATCCGCCAACGAGGCACCAGGGTCGCCGTCATCTGCAACCCGAACAACCCCGACGGCGGCTTCCTGCCGCGCCAGTCCGTCATCCAGTTCATGGACGCGATGGCCGACCTGGACCTGATCGTCATCGACGAGTCGTTCCTGGAGTTCGCCGACGCCGAGTCGGAGCCCAGCGTGGTCGAGGACGCGGTGATGAGACCCAACGTCATCGTGCTGCGCAGCCTCGGCAAGAACTTCGGTCTGCACGGCATCCGCTTCGGCTACATGGTCGCCAACCCCTCGCTCGCGGGCAAGGTCCGCTCGATGCTGCCGAAGTGGAACCTCAACTCCTTCGCGGAGACCGTGGTGTTCATGCTCAAGAACCACGGCAAGGAGTACATGGAGAGCCTGCACATGGTCCGCCGCGACCGGCTCGACATGGCCCGCCAGCTCTCCGCGCTGCCCGGTCTGACGATCTACCCCTCGCAGGGCAACTTCCTGTTCGTACGCCTTCCCGTCGGCGCCGAGGGCACGGTGGTCCGGGACCGGCTGCTCACCGAGCACCGCATCCTGGTCCGCGAGTGCGGCAACAAGGTCGGCTCCTCCAGCCGCTTCCTGAGACTCGTGGTCAGGCCGCAGACCGACGTACGGCGTCTGGTGGCCGGCCTGGAGCAGGTGCTGTTCGGGTCGAGGAAGGAGACCGCCGTCCCCGAGCTGAGCACGGGGACCGGCTACGGCTCGGGTACGGCCATGGTGGACCGGCTGGTCGGCTCGACCAACGGCGGGGGCATGCAGGGGCTGGCCGCGCAGGCCAACGCCTGGCCCGGACAGCCCGCGCAGATGCCCCAGCCGGTCGCCGCCGCGGCCCCCCAGCCGGTGGCCGCCGCCGCCCCGCAGCCCAGCCTGCCGTCCGCCCCGCAGCCGCGTCCCGCCGCGGCCTCGCCGTACCCGGCCCAGCAGCCGGCCCCGGTCTATCCCGGGGTCCAGCAGCCCGCGGCGGCCCAGGCGTATCCCACCCCGCCGCCCTCCAGCTGGCCGGCGGCGGCGCAGAACCCCGGTGTGATGCCCGCCCAGATGCCGCCCGCGGCGATGCAGGCGCCGGCCCAGCCGCCCGGTCCCCGGCCGGCCGCCGCCGCCCAGACCGGTATGCCCGGCATGACGGGCGCGCCCTCGATGGGCGCGCAGGGCGGCCTGACGGCGGCCCAGGTCCGCGGCAGGACACAGCCGGAACCACCACCACCCCAGCCGTCGAGCAGCGGCTGGGGAGCCGTCGGCGCCCTTCTGTACAACCAGGCCGGTTAGGCCACTCGTACCGCCGCGCGGCCTACCCCCGCGCGGCCGGCCTCCCCACGGGCCGGGCGGGATCCCCGCGGAGTCGGTCACCCCACGGGCCGACCGCGGGGATCCGTCCACATTCGACGACACGGCAGGGGCCGGGGCGTCTCCTCCCGGCGGCCGCGCATCTCCGTGTCCTGCTTAGCACTTGACGTGTCGTCACTTTGCGGATCTGACAGCCGGCCGACAGCAAGCACCCCTACGGTGCCGTGTCCATGACAGAAACCCCCACGAACGAGATGTCAGAGGCCCCTGTCGGGCGCCGGACCGTCCTGCTCGCCACGGGTGCCTCGGCAGCGGCACTGGCCGTCGCCGCCGCGGCCCCCGTCGCACCCTCCCCCTCCCCCACACCCGCCGCCGGACCGGCCGACGCGGCCCCCGTCGCGGCGGCCGTGTGCACCCTGACCAAGGAGATGACCGAAGGCCCCTACTACCTGGACGGACAACTCGTCCGCTCCGACGTCACCGAGGGCAAGCCGGGCGCGCCCCTCAAGCTCGTCCTCACCGTCGTCGACTCCGCCTGCGCGCCGCTCGGCGGCGCCCTCGTGGAGATCTGGCACTGCGACGCGCTCGGCGAGTACTCCGGGTACGTCGGCAACAACGGCCACAGCGAGCCGGACGACGGCACGTTCCTGCGCGGCGGCGTCCTGACGAACGCCTCCGGCGTCGCGGCCCTCACCACGGTCTACCCCGGCTGGTACCGGGGCCGCTGCGTGCACGTCCACGTCAAGGTGCACACCGGCGTGACCCTCACCTCCGACGGCTCCTTCACCGGCGGCCGGGAACTCCACACCGGCCAGCTCTTCTTCAGCGAGACGGTCACCACGGCGATGGCCAAGGTGTCCCCGTACTCCACCAACAAGGTCACCCGCACCACCCTCGCCCAGGACTCCGTCTACGACGGCGGAGGCGCCTCCTCCGGCCTGCTGACCCTGACGGCCCTGGGCGGCACCGCCTCCGCCGGCTACACCGGCACCCTGACCCTCGGCGTCGGGACGAGCTGACCCGGGCCCTCCCCCCACGGAGGCCGGGGGCGGTCCGCGCGCCGCGGGCCGCCCCCGGCCGCGCCCATACCGCGTAATCCCCCGCGCCGGGACGGTCGTACGACCATCGAACGACCCGACCCTGTGGACAATGGCCGCACCTTCCCCGCGCCCGGGCTCGGACCGGACGAGGGGGGAGCCCCCGTCGCCGTCCCCCGGGAGAACCCGCATGGTGTTGAGCAGACGTACCTTCAGCGCACTCGCCGGCACCGCCGCCCTCGGCCTCTCGCTGAGCGGCAGCGGGAGCGACGTGGCCTGCGCGGCCGGAAGGACGGTCCTCGCACCCACCGGACCCGCGCCCGCTCCGCCCGCCGCCGACGGCCGTCCGCACACCGTCGGCTTCGACCGCTACTCGATGATCGTCGACGGCAGACGCCTGGTGATCTGGTCCGGCGAGTTCCACCCCTTCCGGCTGCCCAGTCCGTCCCTGTGGCGGGACGTCCTCCAGAAGATGCGCGCCCACGGCTACAACGCGGTCAGCATCTACGTCGCCTGGAACTACCACTCCCCCGCACCCGGACAGCACGACTTCACCGGGGTCCGCGACCTCGACCTGTTCCTGCGGACCGCCGCCGAGACCGGGCTGTACGTCATCCTGCGCCCCGGCCCGTACATCAACGCCGAGGTCGACGCGGGCGGCTTCCCCGGCTGGCTGACGGCCACCCCGGGCGTGGCCCGCACCTCCGACCCCGCCTATCTGGAGCACGCCGACCGGTGGCTGACCGCCGTCGACCGCATCGCCTCCCGGCACCTCTACACCGACGGCGGCGGCACGATCGTCCTCTACCAACTGGAGAACGAGTACGACAACCACGTGACCGAGGCCGCAGGCCGCGACTACATGGCGCACCTGTACGCCAAGGTGCGCGCCGACGGCATCGACGTCCCCCTCTTCCACAACGACAAGGGCAGGAACGGCCACTGGGCCCCCGGCACCTTCGACACGGGCGGGGAGCGCGGGCGCTACCTGTACGGCTTCGACGGCTACCCCTCCCCCTTCAAGACCCCGCCGGACTGGGGGCACTTCGGGCCCGGCGGCATGCGGGGCGGATCGACCGCCAGCCCGGACACCCCGGGATGCATCCCCGAGTTCGGCGGCGGCTGGTTCGATCCCTGGGGCGGCGCGGAGTTCGACGGCCTCGGGTACGCCGAGTCCCGCCGCACCCGCGACGCGGCCTACGAGCGGCGCTTCTACCTCACCAACCTCGCCAACGGCATCACCGTCCACAACGTCTACATGACCTTCGGCGGCACGTCCTGGGGCTGGCTGCCCGCGCCGATCGTCTACACCTCGTACGACTACGGGGCCGCGATCGACGAGGCACGGCAGCCCACCGCGAAGCTCGTCCCGATGCGGCAGATCGGCCGGCTGCTCCAGTCGGTGCCCGACCTGGCCAAGCTCGACCG
Proteins encoded:
- a CDS encoding intradiol ring-cleavage dioxygenase, with amino-acid sequence MTETPTNEMSEAPVGRRTVLLATGASAAALAVAAAAPVAPSPSPTPAAGPADAAPVAAAVCTLTKEMTEGPYYLDGQLVRSDVTEGKPGAPLKLVLTVVDSACAPLGGALVEIWHCDALGEYSGYVGNNGHSEPDDGTFLRGGVLTNASGVAALTTVYPGWYRGRCVHVHVKVHTGVTLTSDGSFTGGRELHTGQLFFSETVTTAMAKVSPYSTNKVTRTTLAQDSVYDGGGASSGLLTLTALGGTASAGYTGTLTLGVGTS